Proteins encoded in a region of the Mucispirillum schaedleri ASF457 genome:
- a CDS encoding 50S ribosomal protein L23 yields MITKYDVIRKPFLTEKAMMMQEKGLNSVVFQVHTDATKTQIKEAVEDLLKVKVEHVRTMNFKGKEKRFGKILGRRNDWKKAIVTLKEGEKLDIV; encoded by the coding sequence ATGATTACTAAGTATGATGTTATAAGAAAACCCTTTCTTACTGAAAAAGCAATGATGATGCAGGAAAAAGGCCTTAATTCTGTTGTTTTTCAAGTGCATACAGATGCTACTAAAACACAAATTAAAGAAGCTGTTGAAGATTTACTTAAAGTTAAAGTTGAGCATGTTCGCACAATGAACTTTAAAGGTAAAGAAAAACGCTTTGGCAAAATTCTTGGCAGAAGAAATGATTGGAAAAAAGCTATCGTTACTCTTAAAGAGGGCGAAAAGCTTGACATCGTGTAA
- the rplD gene encoding 50S ribosomal protein L4, whose protein sequence is MAKIDVFDVKNSIVGSVDLHDAILDYPVNTVLIHEVVKMQLACRRAGTHATKTKGLVSGGGRKPWKQKGTGRARAGSSRSPLWRGGGTIFGPQPRDYSYSMPKKKVKNALRSAIHAKYDAGAVVVLDSLFVENGKTKEAVEILKAFNADRRVLIVVDVIDEKVARAFSNIPYADILHVNGLNVYDIMNSYKIIFLKNSLPMVEKATGVAVEGA, encoded by the coding sequence ATGGCAAAAATTGATGTATTTGATGTGAAAAACTCAATAGTTGGCTCAGTTGATTTGCATGATGCTATTCTTGATTATCCAGTAAATACTGTATTAATCCATGAAGTAGTTAAAATGCAGCTTGCCTGCAGAAGAGCAGGAACTCATGCAACTAAGACTAAGGGTTTAGTTTCCGGTGGTGGCAGAAAGCCGTGGAAACAAAAAGGAACTGGCAGAGCTAGAGCTGGTTCTTCAAGGTCTCCATTATGGAGAGGCGGTGGCACAATATTTGGACCACAGCCAAGAGATTATTCTTATTCTATGCCTAAGAAAAAGGTTAAAAACGCATTAAGAAGTGCAATCCATGCAAAATATGATGCAGGTGCAGTTGTTGTTTTAGACAGCCTTTTTGTAGAAAATGGCAAAACTAAAGAAGCAGTTGAAATCTTAAAAGCTTTCAATGCTGACAGAAGAGTTCTTATTGTAGTTGATGTAATTGATGAAAAAGTTGCTAGAGCTTTCAGCAACATTCCTTATGCAGACATATTACATGTAAATGGTTTAAATGTTTATGATATTATGAACTCTTACAAAATAATTTTCCTCAAAAACAGTCTCCCTATGGTAGAAAAAGCCACAGGCGTTGCAGTGGAAGGTGCATAA